In Kitasatospora gansuensis, a genomic segment contains:
- a CDS encoding RNA-binding S4 domain-containing protein codes for MATDESSVRVDAWIWSVRLTKTRSLAAAECRAGHVRINDERVKPAQAVREGDVVRLFHAGQERIVTVRKLIRKRVGAEVAAECYRDDTPPPPPRAEIEMAGIRDRGAGRPTKRDRRDMERLRGQ; via the coding sequence ATGGCAACCGACGAGTCGAGCGTGCGGGTGGACGCCTGGATCTGGTCCGTCCGTCTCACCAAGACCCGGTCCCTGGCCGCCGCCGAGTGCCGGGCCGGGCACGTACGGATCAACGACGAGCGGGTGAAGCCCGCGCAGGCCGTCCGCGAAGGTGACGTGGTCCGGCTGTTCCACGCCGGGCAGGAGCGGATCGTCACGGTCCGCAAGCTGATCCGCAAGCGGGTGGGCGCCGAGGTGGCGGCCGAGTGCTACCGCGACGACACCCCGCCCCCGCCGCCGCGCGCGGAGATCGAGATGGCGGGCATCCGGGACCGCGGCGCCGGACGGCCCACCAAGCGCGACCGTCGGGACATGGAGCGCCTGCGCGGGCAGTAG
- a CDS encoding YchJ family protein gives MSRRPKPSPRPAATAACPCGLPASYRECCGRLHRGELAAGTAEQLMRSRYSAFVVGDEAYLLRTWAAATRPPSVDFDLELRWQRLEVLASSEGGAFHSEGTVTFRAHFVHQGEEGVMSERSAFVRENGAWVYRDALELS, from the coding sequence ATGTCACGACGCCCCAAGCCCTCGCCGCGCCCCGCCGCCACCGCCGCCTGCCCCTGCGGTCTGCCCGCCAGCTACCGGGAGTGCTGCGGCCGCCTGCACCGGGGCGAACTGGCCGCCGGTACCGCAGAGCAGCTGATGCGCTCGCGCTACAGCGCGTTCGTGGTGGGTGACGAGGCGTACCTGCTGCGCACCTGGGCCGCCGCGACCAGGCCGCCGTCGGTCGACTTCGACCTGGAGCTGCGCTGGCAGCGGCTCGAGGTGCTGGCGAGCAGCGAGGGCGGGGCGTTCCACTCCGAGGGCACGGTCACGTTCCGGGCGCACTTCGTGCACCAGGGCGAGGAGGGCGTGATGAGCGAGCGCAGCGCGTTCGTCCGGGAGAACGGCGCCTGGGTGTACCGGGACGCACTCGAACTGAGCTGA
- a CDS encoding PQQ-dependent sugar dehydrogenase: protein MRVAPVAVLLAALLLTGCEAGEPVAGKTVETVADGLDTPWGVAQLPDGELLVGSRDQGRITRVPLSGGPRVDLGAVPGVRPGGEGGLLGLALSPGFAEDRTVYAYFTAEQDNRIVRLHYRDGQLADPQPVLTGIPKGSNHNGGRIAFGPDGMLYAGTGEAGRTALSQDRASLGGKILRMTPDGAPAPGNPFPGSVVFSLGHRNVQGLAWDAQGRLWAAEFGQNTWDELNLIEPGGNYGWPVVEGKAGRPGFLDPYAQWTTAEASPSGIAYADGAVWMAALRGSRLWQVPLDGGAPTAHLTDRYGRLRTVLADRDGTLLVTTSNTDGRGRPRDGDDRVLRFSVRR from the coding sequence GTGAGAGTTGCACCCGTCGCCGTTCTGCTGGCCGCCCTGCTGCTGACCGGCTGCGAGGCGGGCGAGCCGGTGGCGGGGAAGACGGTGGAGACCGTGGCGGACGGGTTGGACACACCGTGGGGAGTGGCTCAACTCCCGGACGGGGAGCTGCTGGTGGGGTCGCGGGACCAGGGGCGGATCACCCGGGTGCCGCTGTCGGGCGGCCCAAGGGTGGATCTCGGCGCCGTGCCCGGCGTGCGGCCGGGCGGGGAGGGCGGACTGCTGGGGCTGGCGCTCTCGCCGGGGTTCGCCGAGGACCGGACGGTCTACGCGTACTTCACCGCAGAGCAGGACAACCGGATTGTCCGGCTGCACTACCGGGACGGCCAACTCGCCGACCCGCAACCGGTGTTGACCGGCATCCCGAAGGGCAGCAACCACAACGGCGGCCGGATCGCGTTCGGCCCGGACGGCATGCTGTACGCCGGCACCGGCGAGGCGGGCCGGACCGCACTCTCCCAGGACCGGGCGTCGCTGGGCGGCAAGATCCTCCGGATGACCCCGGACGGCGCACCCGCGCCCGGCAACCCCTTCCCCGGCTCGGTGGTGTTCAGCCTCGGCCACCGCAATGTGCAGGGCCTGGCCTGGGATGCCCAAGGGCGGCTCTGGGCAGCCGAGTTCGGGCAGAACACCTGGGACGAGCTCAACCTGATCGAGCCCGGCGGCAACTACGGCTGGCCGGTGGTGGAGGGCAAGGCGGGGCGGCCGGGGTTCCTTGATCCGTACGCCCAGTGGACCACCGCCGAGGCCTCGCCCTCCGGGATCGCGTACGCCGACGGCGCGGTCTGGATGGCGGCCCTGCGCGGGAGCCGGCTGTGGCAGGTGCCGCTGGACGGCGGCGCGCCGACCGCCCACCTGACCGACCGGTACGGGCGGCTGCGGACCGTGCTCGCCGACCGGGACGGCACGCTGCTGGTGACCACCAGCAACACCGACGGACGCGGCCGCCCCCGGGACGGGGACGACCGCGTCCTGCGGTTCAGCGTCCGCCGTTGA
- a CDS encoding ABC transporter substrate-binding protein, translating into MHVSAIPTRALAAVGCLTLAACGSVTSAAPGSKTDLRSRLPQSVRDAGVLKIASDLNYPPVDFKAADGTATGLDPDLAAALGTYLGLRVQFVDLPFAEVLPAVQNGKADLAMSAVIDTRRRQLGTDETGNQVNPGVDFVDYFVTGTSILVKQGNPLGIGSLDDLCGRTVALQRGTVQDEMAELQTGACTRTGKPLRIHRLDTDDQALAELAAGTAVADLNDYPVAEYNTRTGRGKGTFQVTGGQFQTSPYGITVRKDRTALRDVLAKALDQLIRNGEYDKVLAKWNVQGGAVTSAVVNGGR; encoded by the coding sequence ATGCACGTCTCCGCCATACCCACGCGCGCCCTCGCGGCCGTGGGCTGCCTGACGCTGGCCGCGTGCGGCAGCGTCACCTCGGCCGCCCCCGGCTCGAAGACCGACCTGCGTTCCCGGCTGCCGCAGTCCGTCCGGGACGCCGGCGTCCTGAAGATCGCCTCCGACCTCAACTACCCGCCCGTCGACTTCAAGGCCGCCGACGGCACCGCGACCGGACTGGACCCGGACCTGGCCGCCGCCCTCGGCACCTACCTCGGGCTGCGGGTGCAGTTCGTCGACCTGCCGTTCGCCGAGGTGCTCCCGGCCGTGCAGAACGGCAAGGCCGACCTGGCGATGTCCGCCGTGATCGACACCCGCCGCCGCCAGCTGGGCACCGACGAGACCGGCAACCAGGTCAACCCGGGCGTCGACTTCGTCGACTACTTCGTCACCGGCACCTCGATCCTGGTCAAGCAGGGCAACCCGCTCGGCATCGGCTCGCTCGACGACCTGTGCGGCCGGACGGTGGCCCTCCAGCGCGGGACCGTCCAGGACGAGATGGCCGAACTGCAGACCGGCGCCTGCACCAGGACCGGCAAGCCGCTGCGCATCCACCGGCTGGACACCGACGACCAGGCGCTCGCCGAACTCGCCGCCGGCACAGCGGTGGCCGACCTGAACGACTACCCCGTCGCCGAGTACAACACCCGCACCGGCCGCGGCAAGGGCACCTTCCAGGTGACGGGCGGTCAGTTCCAGACCAGCCCGTACGGGATCACCGTGCGCAAGGACCGGACCGCCCTGCGCGACGTCCTGGCCAAGGCCCTGGACCAGCTGATCCGCAACGGCGAGTACGACAAGGTGCTGGCCAAGTGGAACGTCCAGGGCGGCGCGGTCACCAGCGCCGTCGTCAACGGCGGACGCTGA